A genomic stretch from Telmatocola sphagniphila includes:
- a CDS encoding DUF481 domain-containing protein, which produces MRLISKQILLGFCLCLSSSPIFADGPALNPPASSSAAPILPVSATGNPPATFVDNPIFMKDLKTAAPAPASAIVEPKVWSGSFEAGINGSSGNTDVLNVRIAGNLRRETDENIFTSDLVYGTARQNGILNQDKALYNARDEILFGPDNPWALFTALQVEYDQFRDYEFRVGLFGGVSYTFLKDDNILFKGRIGLGETDEIGKTGVPSKWVTEALFGWDFDYKFTDRQKFTSSIDVYPSLTNFGQYRVRAKAAYEVLIDPSTGATLKVGIQDRYDTDPGFNYKRNDLDYFTAIMFKF; this is translated from the coding sequence ATGCGGTTGATCTCCAAACAAATTCTGCTGGGCTTCTGTCTGTGTTTGTCCAGCTCTCCCATTTTCGCGGATGGACCCGCCTTGAATCCGCCTGCCAGTTCAAGTGCGGCCCCGATCCTTCCCGTTTCCGCCACGGGAAATCCCCCGGCCACCTTCGTAGACAACCCGATCTTCATGAAAGATCTTAAGACCGCAGCGCCTGCCCCGGCGTCCGCGATTGTGGAACCCAAAGTCTGGTCCGGCAGCTTTGAAGCCGGCATCAATGGCAGTTCGGGGAATACCGATGTTCTGAACGTCCGTATTGCCGGGAATCTCAGGCGTGAAACCGACGAAAACATTTTCACGAGCGATCTGGTTTATGGGACGGCCCGACAGAATGGGATTTTAAATCAGGATAAAGCACTCTATAACGCTCGCGATGAAATTCTCTTTGGACCGGATAACCCCTGGGCTCTATTCACCGCACTTCAGGTCGAGTACGATCAGTTTCGAGACTATGAATTCCGCGTCGGTCTGTTCGGCGGGGTCTCTTATACGTTCTTGAAAGATGATAACATTCTCTTCAAGGGGCGTATCGGTCTGGGGGAAACGGATGAAATCGGCAAAACCGGAGTGCCTTCCAAATGGGTGACTGAGGCCCTTTTCGGCTGGGACTTCGATTATAAGTTCACCGATCGGCAAAAGTTCACATCTTCGATCGATGTCTATCCCAGCCTCACCAATTTCGGACAATATCGCGTGCGAGCCAAGGCAGCGTATGAAGTGTTGATCGATCCTTCGACCGGGGCGACCTTGAAAGTTGGTATTCAGGATCGGTACGACACCGATCCCGGATTTAATTACAAACGAAATGACCTCGACTACTTCACGGCGATCATGTTCAAGTTTTAA
- a CDS encoding pyridoxal phosphate-dependent aminotransferase has translation MAMPAPACFPAPQHLMSSSLRTSAFAKGLNTETAFDVLAVAKQLKAAGKDVIELQIGDSPFPTTKSALAAGKKAIDDGLTRYCPSLGLPAFREVIAETVKKEFHIPATVENVVVGPGAKVFEQFFCELFVEPGDDVLLFSPQFPTFEPNIARRGGVPYHVPLKQSNAFRPDLNDVEKFIKTAKKPKAIFFNFPHNPTGGVATLEDLKGIADLVRGRDIALFSDEPYCHMIWEGSHNSILAQPGMMEQCVGAYTFSKSYSMSGWRVGYAISSKPIVDMIGKMINTSLSCVPPINQTAAMNALLHDTAERDSVMQLFKLKVQKLVNALRTVEGLEVLMPEGTFYVFPNVAKICERLKIKSHGLAMYLLEGADDKKGVACLGGECFGTAGQGFLRFSCAEPDEKLLEAVEFLKVAITREDRVKKYLETHPKYKA, from the coding sequence ATGGCAATGCCCGCGCCGGCCTGCTTCCCTGCACCCCAACATCTCATGAGTAGTTCTTTGCGCACCAGCGCTTTTGCCAAGGGTCTTAACACAGAGACAGCCTTCGACGTACTCGCCGTAGCCAAACAACTCAAAGCCGCCGGGAAAGATGTAATCGAATTGCAAATCGGCGACAGCCCGTTCCCCACGACGAAAAGCGCTTTGGCGGCCGGGAAAAAAGCGATCGACGATGGGTTGACCCGCTACTGCCCCTCGCTTGGCCTCCCCGCATTCCGAGAAGTTATCGCCGAAACCGTTAAAAAAGAATTTCATATCCCGGCCACGGTGGAAAATGTGGTTGTTGGGCCTGGGGCGAAGGTTTTCGAACAATTCTTCTGCGAGTTATTCGTGGAACCGGGCGATGACGTCCTCCTGTTCAGTCCGCAGTTCCCCACTTTCGAGCCCAATATCGCCCGGCGCGGCGGCGTCCCCTATCATGTGCCCTTGAAACAGAGCAACGCCTTTCGACCCGATTTGAACGACGTCGAAAAGTTCATCAAAACGGCCAAGAAGCCCAAAGCGATCTTCTTCAATTTTCCCCACAATCCGACGGGCGGCGTCGCAACACTCGAAGATCTCAAAGGAATCGCGGACCTGGTGCGCGGCCGAGATATCGCTTTATTCAGCGATGAGCCCTATTGTCATATGATCTGGGAAGGGTCGCACAATTCCATCCTGGCACAGCCCGGGATGATGGAACAATGCGTCGGGGCTTACACATTCAGCAAGTCTTACTCCATGAGTGGCTGGCGTGTCGGTTACGCCATCTCGAGTAAACCGATCGTGGATATGATCGGCAAAATGATCAACACTTCTCTTTCCTGTGTGCCGCCCATAAATCAAACCGCCGCCATGAATGCTCTATTGCACGATACGGCCGAGCGGGATTCGGTGATGCAGCTCTTCAAATTGAAAGTCCAGAAACTGGTTAATGCCTTGCGAACGGTGGAAGGACTGGAAGTGCTGATGCCGGAGGGCACCTTCTATGTCTTCCCGAACGTGGCAAAGATTTGCGAACGCTTGAAAATCAAATCGCACGGTCTGGCGATGTATTTGCTCGAAGGGGCGGATGACAAAAAGGGAGTGGCCTGCTTGGGGGGTGAGTGTTTCGGCACTGCCGGCCAGGGCTTCTTGCGCTTTAGCTGCGCGGAACCGGACGAAAAGTTGCTGGAAGCCGTGGAATTTCTGAAAGTGGCGATCACCCGGGAGGACCGGGTGAAGAAATATCTGGAAACTCATCCCAAGTACAAAGCTTAA
- a CDS encoding DUF4139 domain-containing protein: protein MKSLRRLLWLSPVVGAVGLASWLGAQPAKSAPDVPKSELKAITTLPISRVILFSSGVGHFSRSGEVEGDARVDLTFPENDINDLIKSMVLQDYSEKGRIAAVTCDSRDPIDRTLKSFAINLNNNPSLSQILNQARGEKIEVSLQQNATSQPAQLTGSIIGIEHKKEKDQVEAEILNMWCAEGVRSIKLSELQRIRFLNPVIESEFRRALDVLALSHDSQKKAVSLHFAGEGKRKVQVSYVVENPIWKTSYRLVLDKAGKPFLQGWAVVENPTDEDWTNVSMALISGRPISFKMDLYNPIYVPRPTVEPELFASLRPPTYSGALARASKGEDAVAFAPAPMAPGAGGFAGGPGGGFGGGRGAMAKSASAADKPMAANMLGGNIANGEGSRQLQEQLRERMNLGAGISSVASASQLGDYFQYVIDNPVSLARQKSSLLPIVNKEIDGTRVSIYNPNVQAKHPLLGLKFKNTSGFHLSQGPITVFEGSTYAGDTRILDIQPNEERLVSYAVDLGTEVSAKNTPGSGKITQLKIQKGVVFTKTRFREEKVYDVVNRSTTDRTLLIEHPNRKNLGFSIVGTNKPVEETADQFRFQTAVPAGKSLSYTVAEERELGTEMVLTNSQDNQIRYVINLNEASTAVKEKLMEALSLKKKWDDTRRDIQEVNNRINTITQDQNRLRQNFRELPKESEAYKKYLKKFDEQEKEMDQLSDKLRDLQKQDQLGRVAYENYLGNLTVE from the coding sequence ATGAAATCCCTTCGTCGTTTACTTTGGCTGTCCCCAGTCGTCGGGGCAGTCGGCCTGGCTTCCTGGCTGGGAGCTCAGCCTGCAAAATCCGCACCAGACGTGCCGAAATCCGAACTCAAAGCCATCACGACCTTGCCAATCAGCCGAGTGATTCTTTTTTCCTCGGGCGTGGGACATTTCTCGCGCTCGGGCGAAGTGGAAGGGGATGCTCGAGTCGATCTAACCTTCCCGGAAAATGACATCAATGACTTGATTAAATCGATGGTTCTCCAGGATTATTCCGAAAAAGGGCGCATTGCCGCCGTCACTTGCGATAGCCGCGATCCCATTGATCGCACCCTGAAAAGTTTCGCCATCAACTTGAACAATAATCCCTCACTTTCCCAGATTCTCAATCAGGCGCGCGGCGAAAAGATCGAAGTTTCGCTCCAGCAGAATGCGACTTCCCAGCCTGCTCAGTTGACCGGCTCCATCATTGGCATCGAACACAAAAAAGAGAAGGATCAGGTCGAAGCCGAAATTCTCAATATGTGGTGCGCGGAAGGCGTACGCAGCATCAAGCTTTCTGAACTTCAGAGAATCCGCTTCCTGAATCCAGTGATCGAAAGCGAATTCCGCCGCGCACTGGATGTGCTGGCTCTTTCGCACGATTCGCAGAAGAAAGCAGTGAGTTTACACTTCGCGGGTGAAGGCAAACGCAAAGTTCAAGTTTCTTATGTGGTTGAAAATCCGATCTGGAAGACCAGCTATCGTCTCGTGCTGGATAAGGCGGGTAAACCCTTCCTGCAGGGCTGGGCGGTGGTCGAAAATCCAACCGATGAAGACTGGACCAATGTCTCGATGGCTCTGATCTCGGGTCGGCCCATCAGCTTCAAGATGGACCTGTATAACCCGATATACGTTCCGCGCCCCACAGTGGAACCTGAATTGTTCGCTTCGCTTCGTCCACCAACTTATAGTGGCGCCCTCGCTCGAGCCAGTAAGGGGGAGGATGCCGTGGCCTTTGCGCCTGCACCCATGGCGCCCGGTGCAGGCGGCTTTGCAGGTGGTCCCGGAGGCGGATTTGGCGGCGGCCGTGGCGCCATGGCGAAATCGGCCTCGGCAGCCGATAAGCCGATGGCCGCCAACATGCTGGGGGGGAATATCGCCAACGGCGAAGGGAGCCGGCAGCTTCAGGAACAGTTGCGCGAGCGCATGAACTTGGGGGCCGGTATTTCTTCCGTGGCATCGGCATCTCAACTGGGAGATTACTTCCAGTATGTGATTGATAATCCCGTGAGTCTGGCTCGCCAGAAATCCTCGCTGCTACCGATTGTTAATAAAGAAATCGATGGCACGCGCGTCAGTATCTACAATCCGAACGTTCAGGCCAAACATCCACTGTTGGGTTTGAAATTCAAAAACACTTCCGGGTTCCATCTCAGCCAGGGACCGATCACGGTTTTTGAAGGATCCACTTACGCCGGCGATACAAGAATTCTCGATATTCAGCCCAACGAAGAACGCTTGGTTTCGTACGCCGTCGATTTGGGGACGGAAGTATCCGCCAAGAATACCCCCGGTAGCGGCAAGATCACTCAGCTGAAAATCCAAAAGGGAGTTGTCTTCACCAAGACTCGGTTCCGGGAAGAGAAAGTCTACGATGTGGTGAATCGATCCACGACCGATCGGACCTTGCTGATCGAGCATCCCAATCGCAAAAATTTGGGCTTCAGTATCGTGGGGACCAACAAGCCCGTCGAAGAGACTGCGGATCAGTTCCGCTTCCAGACTGCCGTGCCGGCGGGCAAGAGCCTTAGCTACACAGTGGCCGAAGAGCGTGAACTGGGAACGGAAATGGTCCTGACCAACAGCCAGGATAACCAGATCCGATACGTCATTAACCTCAACGAAGCCAGCACCGCCGTCAAAGAAAAGCTGATGGAAGCCTTGAGTTTGAAGAAAAAATGGGACGATACTCGCCGGGATATTCAGGAAGTGAATAATCGCATCAACACGATTACTCAGGATCAGAACCGGTTGCGTCAGAACTTCCGCGAACTTCCAAAAGAATCGGAAGCGTACAAGAAGTACCTCAAAAAGTTCGACGAACAAGAAAAGGAGATGGATCAACTCTCCGACAAGCTGCGCGATCTTCAGAAGCAAGATCAGTTGGGGCGGGTGGCTTACGAAAATTATCTCGGCAACCTGACTGTCGAGTAA
- a CDS encoding N-acetylglucosamine-6-phosphate deacetylase yields the protein MKQFINARLVLPDRVLSEGTLRFNDDKIDALGSKSDLSFNPSIETIDLEGKYLFPGFVEAHVHGGLGADFMDLTPEAFRTVCRCHARHGTTTMTPTSTVGSPEQILEFLKLTRQIMNEPQTGSRVVGAHLYGPYFALEAVGCHPKNVRAPLPSDYIPVLEYTDAIRTATVAPELPSAEVFTRECLQRGIRMNAGHSFATFEQMEEAVRWGIRHVDHLFCAMSDRGKLRALQNFPNRGGVMEATLYFDELTTEVIADGKHLSDALLRLAYKIKGPNRLALVTDSNRAVDMPDGEYLFGPPDAQIRTLKKEGVGLTLDGKNLASSVVGLDHCFRTMLTATQAPLHDVARCVTLTPARILGLEEECGSLIAGKRADFVVMDDAMQVQDVWIGGKKIDAGISRV from the coding sequence ATGAAGCAGTTTATCAACGCCCGATTAGTCCTTCCGGATCGGGTGCTATCCGAGGGGACACTTCGCTTTAACGACGACAAAATCGATGCGCTGGGGTCGAAATCGGACCTTAGTTTCAACCCTTCAATTGAGACGATTGATCTGGAAGGAAAATATCTTTTCCCTGGCTTCGTGGAAGCTCACGTGCACGGCGGGCTGGGCGCGGACTTCATGGACTTGACTCCGGAAGCTTTTCGAACCGTTTGCCGCTGCCATGCCCGACACGGCACCACAACGATGACCCCGACTTCTACAGTCGGCAGTCCGGAACAGATTCTGGAATTTTTGAAACTGACCCGTCAGATTATGAATGAGCCTCAGACGGGTAGTCGCGTGGTCGGGGCGCATCTTTATGGTCCCTACTTCGCTCTGGAAGCGGTGGGCTGCCATCCCAAAAATGTTCGAGCTCCCCTGCCCAGCGATTACATCCCCGTTCTGGAATACACCGATGCGATTCGCACGGCCACCGTCGCCCCGGAGTTGCCCAGTGCGGAAGTATTCACTCGCGAATGCCTGCAGCGTGGTATTCGCATGAATGCCGGGCATTCGTTCGCGACGTTCGAGCAAATGGAAGAGGCCGTGCGTTGGGGGATTCGCCATGTGGATCATCTTTTTTGCGCGATGTCCGATCGGGGCAAGCTTCGAGCCCTGCAAAATTTTCCCAACCGCGGCGGCGTGATGGAAGCGACACTTTACTTCGATGAACTCACCACGGAAGTGATCGCCGATGGCAAACATCTCTCGGATGCGTTGCTCCGGCTGGCGTACAAGATCAAGGGGCCGAACCGTCTGGCGCTGGTCACCGATTCTAATCGCGCGGTCGATATGCCGGATGGGGAATACCTCTTTGGCCCGCCGGATGCTCAGATTCGCACTCTGAAAAAGGAAGGCGTGGGGCTGACCCTTGATGGGAAAAACCTGGCCTCGAGTGTCGTGGGACTGGACCATTGCTTTCGGACGATGCTGACAGCCACGCAAGCCCCCTTGCACGACGTCGCTCGTTGCGTGACGTTAACGCCCGCACGAATTCTGGGTCTCGAAGAAGAATGTGGCAGCCTCATCGCAGGGAAGCGAGCCGATTTTGTGGTGATGGACGATGCTATGCAGGTTCAGGACGTCTGGATCGGCGGAAAAAAAATAGACGCGGGGATTAGCCGCGTCTAA
- a CDS encoding SDR family oxidoreductase, whose product MGQRRELKGMRVLVTGASQGIGRALAELAARRGCKVLAAARSVDLLKELAEKVRKDNLVMEVVQADVSKPEDRQKMVEAAKEKFGGLDILINNAGIGATGHFADSTPEVLRNIMETNFFGATETTRLFLPILKQGTKPAIVNISSIVGRRALPARGLYSASKFAMQGWSEAIRAELAKDNIDVLVVNPGLTQTNFSKNMLEQKAKIQMDHLRGMTSEQVAEAILRATEKGKNNTNLTFRGKLLLLFTRFAPAVIDFFAKKKVRKLFAEEIAARQAKKNS is encoded by the coding sequence ATGGGTCAACGTCGTGAATTGAAGGGGATGCGGGTTCTGGTAACGGGTGCTTCACAGGGCATCGGTCGAGCGCTCGCGGAACTGGCGGCTCGGCGGGGCTGCAAAGTGCTGGCCGCGGCACGTTCGGTCGATCTTCTCAAGGAACTGGCGGAAAAAGTCCGCAAAGATAATCTGGTGATGGAAGTGGTCCAGGCCGATGTCAGCAAGCCGGAAGATCGGCAGAAGATGGTCGAAGCTGCGAAGGAGAAATTCGGCGGGTTGGATATCCTCATCAACAACGCCGGTATCGGTGCCACCGGTCACTTCGCCGATTCGACGCCGGAAGTGCTACGCAATATCATGGAGACGAACTTCTTCGGGGCCACCGAAACGACTCGTCTCTTTCTGCCCATTCTGAAGCAGGGGACCAAACCTGCCATAGTGAATATTTCCTCCATTGTCGGCCGCCGGGCACTTCCTGCCCGCGGTCTCTACTCCGCCTCGAAATTTGCCATGCAGGGGTGGAGCGAAGCGATTCGTGCTGAACTCGCGAAAGATAATATCGATGTGCTGGTGGTCAACCCGGGCCTGACGCAGACGAACTTTTCAAAAAATATGCTGGAGCAGAAAGCTAAGATCCAGATGGATCATCTCCGCGGCATGACGTCCGAGCAGGTAGCCGAGGCAATTCTACGAGCTACCGAAAAGGGGAAGAATAACACCAATCTGACGTTCCGCGGAAAATTGCTTTTATTGTTTACCCGGTTTGCACCGGCTGTCATCGATTTCTTCGCGAAGAAGAAAGTGCGGAAGTTATTCGCCGAGGAAATTGCAGCGCGACAAGCAAAGAAAAACTCCTAG
- a CDS encoding DNA-methyltransferase translates to MKPGLFNRVFEGDCCEILDNLPEHCVDLAFADPPFNIGYEYDQYSDDREAEDYLSWTERWLKSVKRVLKPTGSFYVAIGDEYAAEMKIRLDALGFTLRNWIIWHYTFGVNCQKKFNRSHAHIFYYVADSKKFTFNADSVRVPSARMTTYADRRANPVGKLPDDTWVLRPQEDERVFPTESDTWYVSRVCGTFKERTDHPCQMPEAVLERIIKVSSNPGDLVLDPFGGSGTTLAAAKKLGRNFVGTELSSDYARQIRQRLQKIKPVTVPA, encoded by the coding sequence TTGAAACCAGGATTGTTTAATCGCGTATTTGAAGGCGATTGCTGCGAGATATTGGATAACTTGCCGGAGCATTGCGTGGATTTGGCTTTTGCCGACCCACCGTTCAATATCGGCTATGAATATGACCAGTACAGCGACGACCGGGAAGCTGAGGACTATCTCAGTTGGACCGAACGCTGGCTGAAAAGTGTCAAGCGAGTTTTAAAACCGACCGGCTCGTTTTACGTAGCCATCGGAGATGAGTATGCCGCTGAGATGAAAATCCGGCTCGATGCTCTCGGGTTCACTCTGCGAAACTGGATCATCTGGCACTACACGTTCGGAGTGAACTGTCAGAAGAAATTCAATCGGTCTCATGCCCACATTTTCTACTATGTGGCCGATTCCAAGAAATTCACTTTCAACGCCGACTCGGTGCGCGTCCCCAGCGCCCGCATGACGACCTATGCAGACCGCCGGGCGAATCCTGTCGGCAAGCTTCCGGATGATACCTGGGTGCTCAGACCGCAGGAAGACGAACGGGTATTTCCGACGGAAAGCGATACCTGGTATGTTTCGCGAGTCTGCGGCACGTTCAAAGAACGTACCGATCATCCCTGTCAGATGCCAGAAGCCGTGCTGGAGAGAATCATCAAGGTCTCTTCCAACCCGGGCGATCTGGTACTGGATCCTTTTGGAGGGTCGGGCACAACGCTGGCGGCTGCGAAAAAATTGGGACGGAATTTCGTGGGGACAGAATTGTCCAGTGATTACGCTCGTCAGATCCGGCAGCGACTTCAAAAAATCAAACCGGTCACCGTACCGGCCTAG
- a CDS encoding ABC transporter permease → MQPMRTQVSTIWQFRHFWMSLVRLDLRLRYRRSVLGIGWSLLNPILMTVVFCVVFNKMLDRHDWKVAAPRYLAALTIWEFISVSTLTACQTFFRNEAYIRQCPLPLVIYTLRSVLGATIHFLIAIVVTIGSIVLLTPDQWKSPIYTFWAVLPSLILLFIFCWAISVIAAFLNVMFQDTQQLAEVFFRIFFFLTPIMYETSDMRKQGLDLIADYSPAVIFIELIRTPLCTGVLPDLMLYGKAMVAVALFSAIALTMISKLEKKLIFHL, encoded by the coding sequence ATGCAACCTATGCGTACTCAAGTTTCGACTATATGGCAGTTCCGCCATTTCTGGATGTCGCTGGTGCGGCTCGATCTGCGACTGCGCTACCGTCGCAGCGTACTCGGTATCGGCTGGTCGCTCCTCAATCCCATCTTGATGACGGTCGTCTTCTGCGTCGTCTTCAACAAGATGTTGGACAGACACGACTGGAAAGTGGCGGCCCCTCGCTACCTCGCCGCGCTGACTATCTGGGAATTCATAAGCGTCTCCACACTGACTGCCTGCCAAACCTTTTTCCGTAACGAAGCATACATCCGGCAATGCCCGCTGCCGCTCGTGATTTATACATTGCGCTCCGTACTCGGGGCGACTATCCATTTTCTCATCGCGATCGTCGTAACGATTGGTTCCATCGTATTGCTCACTCCCGATCAGTGGAAAAGCCCGATTTACACATTCTGGGCGGTATTACCTTCCTTGATCCTGCTATTTATCTTTTGCTGGGCCATTTCAGTAATTGCGGCGTTTTTGAATGTGATGTTCCAGGATACGCAGCAACTGGCGGAGGTGTTTTTCCGCATCTTCTTCTTCCTGACGCCGATTATGTATGAAACATCAGACATGCGCAAACAGGGCTTGGATTTAATCGCCGATTACAGTCCGGCGGTCATCTTCATTGAATTGATCCGCACGCCGCTCTGTACGGGCGTTTTGCCCGATCTGATGCTTTACGGTAAGGCGATGGTGGCTGTGGCTTTGTTCTCCGCCATCGCTCTGACAATGATTTCGAAGCTCGAAAAGAAGCTGATTTTCCACCTGTAA
- a CDS encoding ABC transporter ATP-binding protein, protein MAEILLEDVNLKFRVRQSRRTTLKEYLVRGLFRKSVNPFTEVHSLKDVNLRLVDGDRLGVIGHNGAGKSTLMKLVAGIYPPTSGYRTVHGNICSLFDIALGFESESNGWDNIYYRGYLQGENPKTIREKIDQIAEFSELGSFLDMPVRYYSAGMLVRLAFSIASAIQPEILLVDEVLAVGDLSFQMKARKRMTEMMKTARLMMLISHDLETLPGLCTKVAWMDHGVVRMVGPTEEVIQNYRASVHPVKKVA, encoded by the coding sequence ATGGCCGAGATATTACTCGAAGACGTCAACCTGAAATTCCGAGTTCGACAGAGCCGGCGTACGACCCTGAAGGAGTACCTGGTGCGGGGGCTCTTTCGAAAATCTGTCAATCCATTCACCGAGGTTCATTCGCTCAAGGATGTCAATCTCCGGCTCGTGGATGGGGATCGGCTCGGCGTCATTGGCCACAACGGCGCCGGTAAAAGCACGCTGATGAAACTGGTGGCCGGAATCTATCCTCCCACCAGTGGCTATCGGACCGTTCACGGCAACATTTGTTCGCTCTTCGATATTGCACTCGGCTTCGAAAGCGAATCGAACGGCTGGGACAACATTTACTATCGCGGCTATCTGCAGGGCGAAAATCCCAAAACGATTCGCGAGAAAATCGATCAAATTGCGGAATTCAGCGAACTGGGCAGCTTCCTGGATATGCCCGTTCGCTATTACTCCGCCGGTATGCTCGTGCGGCTCGCCTTCAGTATTGCCTCCGCCATTCAACCGGAAATCCTGCTCGTCGATGAAGTGCTCGCAGTAGGCGACCTCTCTTTTCAGATGAAAGCCCGCAAGCGCATGACCGAAATGATGAAAACCGCTCGCCTGATGATGCTGATTTCCCACGATCTCGAAACCTTACCTGGGCTCTGCACCAAGGTTGCCTGGATGGATCACGGCGTGGTGCGAATGGTCGGGCCAACGGAAGAAGTGATTCAAAACTATCGGGCCAGCGTTCATCCCGTGAAAAAAGTGGCTTAA
- a CDS encoding glycosyltransferase family 4 protein, translating to MSTRVVINGLASLDRKTGVGHYIASLHQQLQLTGDTGDRAVFYPTGITRDVVRMARNWMNKPRTKSKSAPANSATPVATAAPALPRLVWNPKKLLGRYVRRNVPKIFRRHFQRVCVRNGVQLYHEPNFIPLPSDLPTIITVLDLSVLLHPEWHPIERVRVHEQNFEKGIARCQHVITISEAVRSEIIHHLGMKPEDVTSIHIAPREHFRPLPASQVAAGLQSLGLQPGFLLYLGTIEPRKNLMMLLKAYCDLPAELRSLHPLVLAGGWGWKTDEVHDFYDRVGRAAGVRHLGYVPDEMLPVLCNGAQALLYPSLYEGFGLPPIEMMNCGGAVLASTADAVAEVLKDKAWLLDPNDTTAWRKAMQTILTDNDRWNELRRDSISFASQYSWRRCAEETWSVYRKVA from the coding sequence ATGTCGACGCGTGTGGTTATCAACGGCTTGGCCTCGCTCGATCGCAAGACCGGTGTCGGACATTACATAGCTTCCCTGCACCAGCAGTTGCAACTGACCGGGGACACTGGGGATCGCGCGGTTTTTTATCCCACCGGAATCACCCGCGATGTGGTTCGCATGGCCCGGAATTGGATGAATAAGCCCCGGACCAAATCCAAGTCCGCACCCGCCAACTCCGCGACTCCTGTGGCGACCGCCGCACCGGCACTGCCGAGACTCGTCTGGAACCCCAAAAAATTGCTGGGACGCTATGTCCGTCGGAATGTGCCCAAGATCTTCCGACGTCATTTTCAGCGTGTCTGCGTTCGCAACGGCGTACAACTTTACCACGAACCGAATTTCATTCCCTTGCCGAGCGACCTGCCTACGATCATTACGGTTCTGGATCTTTCGGTGCTCCTGCACCCCGAGTGGCATCCCATCGAGCGCGTTCGCGTCCATGAACAGAATTTCGAGAAAGGGATCGCTCGCTGCCAGCATGTGATAACGATTTCCGAGGCCGTACGCAGCGAGATTATTCACCATTTGGGCATGAAACCCGAAGATGTGACTTCGATTCATATCGCACCCCGGGAACACTTCCGGCCGCTACCAGCCTCTCAGGTCGCAGCCGGTCTGCAATCTCTGGGTCTGCAACCTGGCTTCTTGCTTTACCTGGGTACGATTGAGCCGCGCAAAAATCTGATGATGCTCCTGAAAGCCTACTGCGATCTTCCTGCCGAACTACGGAGCCTGCATCCACTGGTACTGGCCGGCGGCTGGGGCTGGAAGACCGATGAAGTTCACGATTTCTACGATCGCGTCGGCAGAGCGGCCGGCGTACGTCACCTCGGCTATGTGCCCGATGAGATGCTGCCTGTGCTGTGCAACGGAGCGCAAGCGTTGCTCTATCCCTCGCTCTACGAAGGCTTCGGGCTACCGCCGATTGAGATGATGAACTGCGGTGGGGCGGTCCTCGCTTCGACGGCCGATGCTGTGGCCGAGGTGCTTAAAGATAAAGCCTGGCTGCTCGATCCGAACGACACAACCGCCTGGCGAAAAGCAATGCAAACGATCTTGACCGACAACGATCGTTGGAATGAACTTCGTCGCGATTCGATTTCTTTCGCTTCCCAGTACTCGTGGCGACGATGCGCTGAGGAAACCTGGTCGGTTTACCGAAAAGTCGCTTAA